Genomic DNA from Bemisia tabaci chromosome 2, PGI_BMITA_v3:
CTATGTTGACActtaattttcttcttattaCTTAAAGTGTCTGATCCtttttaggatgtatttgtagGGCTGTATCTAAAGCTCATATGCACCGTTACCATGATTCCCCAGAGGTGATAGTCGAAAGAGATAGCGAAGTACAtcactttcataattttcccgccATCCCAGCGCATTTGAGATTCCTTTGAGtctttggactttttaaaagcaAACTCCAGGATTTTAGCTCcaaaaaatacgcaataaatcaccgCGTAATCTACTCACTTTGTACTTTCAGAATGTTAAATAAAAAACGAAAGGTTAACTGACCTATTAACTAGAGATGTCCATATCACCCGAGAACCCttgtctctttttttccgtgcgcttttcccaaaaattcaattttgctcttacggccgacagtggatcaagtcaagcagagaggtcggacatgaaatttttgaccaatttactgcaaattttgatgtttatttcgtcacattaaacattttaaaaagtgcttcgagaagaaaattttcataggaaaccaatagaaccacttcttgaacctcaaaatttcgtgtAAACACAGTTATGAGCTTTCGAggtttcctaattttgtccgacctctccaactGACTCGATCCCTGCGCGCCCGCCCCCTTGACTCTCATGGcagttgaatcagtgagaacgaaaacacaccaactcgaaaaaatgaaaataatcaagacacacacaaagcTGCTCAGTAAATGAAGAAGTTAGTGTAAGTAAAATATGTTTGGTGccaaaagacaagtacttaagaaCACATTAAAGGTCCGAGTttgaacagatgcgctaacttcaatgacatccatgaaaatggagatgttgcatgtgtgaggaatatgcgatttgactgttgattccactgtttttctgtgaaatcaactcccaagctcaaaaaaagctctcaagttgaggccaaaatggaggggatatcccacgctattctgagagtccacctctacatcaaaacaatctctccatgcaaagatagggatcaaatacattagcagggttgccgtgttttcagttttggagtccccaaataaagtggcatccctgtcaatgtatttgctccctatctttgcatggagaaacttgtcttgatgtagaggtggactctcaggatagggtggggTGTCCCCCAATttgggcctcaacttgagagcttctttgagcttgggagttgatttcatgtaaaaccagtggcaccatcgtgttcttcgcaagcttttacataagaatcaacagtcaaatcgcaaattcctcacacatgcaacatccccattAACTGTCATTCaagaaaattaagcattttcgagttaccgagttttcgttctcaccgattcagTTTGGTTCTTTTGCAGCCGCACACAATGGAGTCCCTGACGAAAGACGCCAGCCTGAGCTGGGCCCTGACCACGATCTTGGTGACCTACCCGCTGACTCTCAGCGCCCTGAACACGACTCTGGTCGCACTCTGCGGGCTGTCCACCGGACTCGGGATCCTGGCTTGGAGCGTCTTCTGCTTCGGGACGTCGAGCTCGAGCGCCGCCCTCAACCTGAGTCTCAGCGTCGGGGTGGCCGTCAAGTTCAGCGCTAGGATGAGCTACGCCTACATCCGCGCGTCTGTGTCCACGATGGAGCGGCTCGGGAATGTTACCACTCGCACACGCTCCCGATGATCCAGACTGCGGGGAGTGTCTTCGTTGGTGCTGTGGCCCTCGCACTCGCGACTCGGGGATCCGTCAAAGGGCCTTTTAGCTTGGAACTCAACGCTGTTGCCGCAGTCATCGCAGCGCTCCACGCTCTTGCGGTCGTCCCTGTTTTCATGTGCACCTTCATGCCGGCTTCGGGGCCTCCCGTTAGAGGTAAGGAGTAGAGTATCGTATGTTGGAGAGCGAGACCAACCTACACAacaggctgatcgttgaaattggtggataaagcgatagacaaagaaaacaaaaaggttaTGGAGGGGTTCTATTGGTGTTagcggttggttgcaatggacaaagggtaggtaatagactagcaACCCAGGTGTCCTGACTTGTCACTTAAAACTAAAGACAAAACACCTTCCACAAAACTATCAAGATAAATTATCAGTGCGACGAGTCCAGAGGTGACAGATATACTGTCCACTGAATAATACACCGAAAAGTCCGTGCGCCGGAAAGTCCTGCGCCGAAAACCCCCCGTGCCGAAACACCCGCGCCAGTtacaggacatttcgtcaacgattttttgtccgcgcacctgttttttccagtaatttacgtccacacgTTTTTTCGgtacgggagttttggtccacgtgccagttgagacccaaactTAATTGGCCCATacgtaaatacaaacgacaatcgctcacgacgtttttggatgaaaatatataatgttttggaagaatgagggtttgcttgtttgtttgttttgtctgtttggtccaactgagaataatatatagttgagagttttggtaaaaatgagggagcgtcaattccatgagacaaaattcactaaaactctctacacctctttggtgtaacaggacttaattatctttcaagaaattcccaccttgctatacctgaaccggatgaacctctatatttgcctcagctaaaggctcttagattgttcctgtgtacgataagtatcttgatttattttgggaggaaagatctgtactttaaaaggatgcctgtcattcttaatacgttcaatttcgtataatactgtgcaacacctctgttgtgaaatagttgcttcaggcgccgccgcacggcgggcgggcggccagcgcggtacgcgcatcggcgcctacaaacctaagtggatacttcaagcattgtgcagtgcgtgaagtatccacttaggtttgtaggcgccggtgagcctctcacgctggcagcacgccgcgcgccgctccgctctgttaggctctaatacttATACTCGCATAGTGAGCGTTtcttaactcatgattttgaaatatgttAGCatactctgcattgattattctcatataaattgatgagaaaaaaatatgtatcaatttatcaaaggagaataataatataatgtgtattttttaaatattggtggtttcgtgtcaaatttaatgatttttaaagcactttaatattttcttttacattttgtacttttattgtgctgcagcgaggtgtacgcgcaacgaaacttTCAAAATGTGCGTgttccttggtttttttccctctcttattcatttttgcagtttctgtcagcacaactgcggctcattgagattaatgtcgcttggaaaaggttttagaaatatttgtcacgttttaaaaatataaatgttttcaaaatgaagtaataatttcataaagaaaaaaaagtacctatacatatataaggtatattgtacatcaaATATtctaaggatagaaataaaaccaaattttcaccaatgacaatttaaaaagatgattcaaaaggagaaagtaataacatttcatttagaaaatgagcaaccataacaacaactccttctctctcaatttctcatttccatactgtcaatataattttacataccgactaaaatataatgcttggaccaagtcactgttgcttattttacgtgtgggcgtaaactactggacaaaaaaggtgcgcggacaaaaaatcgttgacaaaatgtcctgaaacccccGCGCCGAAACGGTCGCGCAAAAAGTCCGAGAACCAGCAACCCACGGGATACTCCTTTTGtgttctttgtctattactttgtttatcaatttcaacaatcagcccgcaattAAGCAATGGAGGAAATGGATTCGATTATTccatcgacaaattattgacaAACCGGTGTCAATTCGGTCCACATGAATtatcggaaaataaaaacgtggaCCGATCTGAGTGATTCGTTCGACAGTCGTTAATCGATCGAAAAAATctgtaaatcgatcgacaaaccccgtgAGTCGATAGAATCCCAGAGAAACGATCaacaaatccgtgaattgatcggcAACCCCGTGAATAGATCGAATTTTTTTGATCGAATCTCGTGGAGGATCGATTCAAATGTTTATTTGTTGATCGATTCATTTCGATCGCTTTGACAtcggtttttaataatttgtcgattgaatcggtgtAGTTCGAATCCATATCCTCCTTCAGGCGCATTTTTTTGGAATCCAAAGTAAATGTGATGTCACATTGCTTGCTCCCATAAGATTCCCGCatatagtccaggcaaataagccatgaaaagggctatagcctgcaaaaatcccgggtagcaatgttttcatcgattcctatgtaatttttgacgctgaatccgaatttcaactttgcgccatcaaattcggaccggaaagttgccaaatttggcaaaaatggcctaaaatcggacttttttccggattatggcctgtaacttgcccaaaattgatctgacgataaaattagttattttcagaaataaagctcgttaaatttcctataaaaaaagttcctatacacttttttgctcaaggcaaaatcaagcgcgctggtgggctccaaactttgataaatgagcgaaaatttggttatttgcgggttatggcctgtgactcgtccaaaattgatctaacgacaatttggttgttttaaaaaaaaagttcgttaaatttcccataaaaaagtttctatacacttttttgctcaagccaaaatcaagcgcgctggcgggcaccgaactttgaaaaatgaacgaaaattgcgttttcttgcggtttttgcaaaaatcccgggtagttaTGCTCTCAGTGATtcttacgtaatttttgacgctgaatccgaatttcaactttgcgccattaaattcggaccggaaagttgccaaatttggcaaaaatggcctaaaatcggccttttttctggattatgacctgtaacttgctaaaaattgatctgacgataaaattagttattttcagaaataaagctcgttaaatttcctataaaaaagttcatatacacttttttgctcaaggcaaaatcaagcgcgctggcgggctccgaactttgaaaaatgagcaaaaattgtgtttttcgcggattttgcccgatgtctcctgttttaatcgtccgacgagtaatttctggacaaattaagtgaagatgatTAAATGTACACttagtgaaatgaattgatgtaagtaataaggataacccaacacattaaagtatgcgcaattttcgcacattttacaaagtttggagcccgccagcgcgcttgattttgccttgagcaaaaaagtgtataggaactttttttataggaaatttaacgagctttatttctgaaaataactaattttatcgtcagatcaattttgggcaagttacaggccataatccggaaaaaagtccgattttaggccatttttgccaaatttggcaactttccggtccgaatttaatggcgcaaagttgaaattcgaattcagcgtcaaaaattacataggaatcaatgaaaacattgctacccgggatttttgcaggctcttttccttgtttgcctggactaataTTGCAATTACCCCCACCACAATGTGCAGTGGGGTCTTAAGACTCGCACACAGGAATAATtaacctgtgtggattggtcttgctgGAGATTATGGGCATGTCGAAACTAGACCACCTGTTTGTGGAGAGGATGCATGTCTCGAGCTGGAAAAGTGCCTAAAGAATCTGTGATCACTTTAAGTCGTACTtcggagtgccttcaatttcgctcgATACAGCACGCTCATCtccgaagttagtttagttgctcgGCCAATAGGTAACGGCGTGTAAAATGTACGAGTTATTACCATGGACCATGAGTCATTTGAAAAAAGGCCGAAAAATGACaggaaatgtattttttcaCTCTTCAAATGAGACTAATGAGTATGTAAAAGTAGAGAAGCCATATAAGgcttttgtttttgacaaagaTTTTATCTTTTATGCAATGTCTACGGAGATACTAAATCTGTGATTGGTGCACTGATAGTAAAAGGAAAATAACTTTCAGATTGCCATAAAACTATTTTAATGGACATATCAATTACACCAACTCCGCTTTATATTAAACCCATAAATAAACACACAATTGTAATAGAATCAcaatttgctgaaaaaatttaattttaaaatagtttcTTAAAGTACAAATTCAAAGTGTGTGATGTCCGTGACGTTCTATcttttaggttaggttaggttaggttggatagaattaaaattagaatagttctattcagcagaaatacgtccaattaacccTTTAAGGCACTTTGATGGGACcgcgtttatcagaaaggaaccaaaccacattttcgaaaaaattgggtTGAGATTCTTAAGAATGCTTTTGAGTTCCCCTAACAtttttttcctgccaaaaactaagagtccatcaaaaataaatttgtagTTTGAGGAGACTGAAGAGCGTGGTTAAAgcttattttctacattgagccttacgAAGGAATAAAACTTGAGACTTACTTTACTCCacttcaattggacgtacttctgtcaaatagaactaagcgccataggggagGAAGCGAGAggagggcttggattggcgggtgttgcggaacgcgatgctcgtccCGTCCTAtattcgcaatgcttttccatggcgcttagttccgtttgacagaacgcgctatccaggattctaaaatcctcaaatggAACTCAATTTgtcgcttagttccgtttgacagaaatacgtccaatttaatgtgggttggttcctttttgatgaaCCCTGTCCAATGAGTCAGCATGTAATGTATACgtaacaagaaaaaatgtccTATAATGCTGATTGGGATTTCTTTTGCAGGTGCTATGGAAAGGAAAATCCCGCTGCCGCGAGGGTACTCGACGTACAAAGTGAAGCCGAGCCTGGACCCGAACCCGCGGAAATTCGGCGGGATCCCGCTCCACGGGATGGTGTCCCCGCAGGAGGTGCGTCCCTCGGGGCGCGGGCGCCCttgcgcgggggcgggggcggggttCCGGCGGGGGTTCCAGCGGCTGGACGTCGTCTCGGACCTGGGGACGTCCCTCTCCAGCTCCAGCGAGGCCGAGCCCGACCTCACGGCCCCGAACCCGCGGTGCCTCCGCAAGACCGACGGCGACGTCTTCTTCAAGGAGCGCGAGCACTACGTCCAGAGCCGGATCCAGTGCCACGCCTGCTCCGTACCGCGACACCTCAAACCCCATTTTCCTTTCCTCTCGTCCGCCGAGACGTGGCTTCCCAAGAGATGAAAGTTGTGTGGTGAAGCTCAATTTAGCaataacttatgtgcttttaaTGTTCCTACGCACAGAGGtgcttccttttcttctttctcctcttctccatcctcctctccttctttctcctcttctccaTCTCCCTCTTCTCCTTCTACTCCTCTTTCACCTCCCTCTTCTAACCCCTCTCCTTCCTTTTCTTGCTCTTCTGTATCTATCTTCTGCCTTTTTTTATTCTAATGGTTCCCCCAGCCCGCCCCACCTCAAACTCTATTTCCCTTTCCTCTCGTCCGCCGAGACGTGGCTTCCCAAGAGATGAAGGTTGTGTGGTGAAGCttaatttagaaacaacttaaGTGCTTTCAATGTTCCTACGCACAGAGGTGCTTCTTctgtttcttcttcctcctcctcttcatcATCTACTCCTCTTTCACCTTACTCCTCTACCcttctccttccttttcttGCTCCTCTGCTTCTATTTTTTGCTAGTCTTATTCCAATGGTTGCTCCATCCCGCCCCACCTTAAACCCCATTTTCCTTTCCTCTCATCGGCCGAGGCGTGGCTTCCGAAGAGATGAAAATTGCATGGTTaagctcaatttagaaacaatttaaatgcttTTAATGTTCCTACGCACACAGGTGCTTTTTCTTGTTCTTCCTCCTCCTGTTCTTCTAATCCTCCTTCACCTTACTATTCGAACCCTTCTCCCTCCTATTCTCGCTCTCCCGGCTCTATCTGCGAAACCACGTGTCttaattgcagtgtttcaaaatttcagctcccgtttcaaagaaacaagtcaacttcatggcttaaaattggaaaaatcatgGCGATTTTCAAGAGGACGCGCCGACCagcttttcaaagaaaaaatgaaaaaatgacaggaagtctacaacgtcgcaaacagagatacatgGTTCCGCACTTAGGTCTCCGATATGCATTCTTTTCTAGAGGTGATTTGTTGTGAAAAATGATAGTAAGTTTGAAGTTGCCTTTACTGGAAAAGGGGAATTATTGGAgggtaaaattaaaaggacaaaaaataaattctaaagaacatttaattttacaaaaatcacaTTGTGGAGAGGGAATAGCCGCAATTATGATATACCGATTCGTAAAAACATTAGCTATGGCTTATTTTCCTATTCACGTACTGGAAGTAGATCATCTGTCAGTTACGAGCTTATGAATTATTATAATTGAATTGAGGAAAGATATTTCTTCTAAACTTCAAATTCGAAGATTAAAAAACATATTCTTGTAACTCTCAAGGAGAGATTCATCtttgctttgaaaaaaagtaaataaataaaatagaaaaaaggcaTGCGGTAAGGTAAATTATAAAACAATACGAATACTTAACACAATTATGGCTAGACACTGTGGGCAGGATTCTATTTCAAGTTTAGGTTTTCCGCATATAAAACCTTATAATCCAAGTTTCATCTCTAGTCATTTCATTAGCATGCGAGggtcatttttaaattgtttcccttcgaagaaaaagaagaaacctgcttttttcattattttattgtgGAATGAAATTAATGACACGAGATAAGATAAAAACGTGAATAAGTCGTGACTTGTGATTGATTAATTAAAATCCGAGGAGGTTTTTTCGCAGTCGATGCGCAACCAGATTGAATTTCGCACTAAGAAGAATATGAATGAATCAAAGGAAAGCCTCATAAGTAAATATTAGGCCAGAATTGTGGAAACAGGAGACCTTGATCAATTTTGAGCTTGACTGTTATCATTCTTCTATTTTGACGGAGAGAGAATAGAGGTAACTTTATCACTACGTAAAATGGCCGCGTACCGTAAATAAATCACagattactttttcttcctaattaattaatcaattaaataaattaaataaataaaggtgTTTCACTCACGTATCTACGAGAATATTACaccaagaaaaataataaagtaaaaatagaaaatgcaTAAACCTAGGGCACTGACTTATTGTTTACAAGGACAATTCTcgttattataaaaaaataatactgtacaaggaaaaatacttaattCTACAATTCAGGCTCAGAAAAACATTTCATATACAAAAATGGGCCTTCC
This window encodes:
- the LOC109040145 gene encoding uncharacterized protein, encoding MIQTAGSVFVGAVALALATRGSVKGPFSLELNAVAAVIAALHALAVVPVFMCTFMPASGPPVRGAMERKIPLPRGYSTYKVKPSLDPNPRKFGGIPLHGMVSPQEVRPSGRGRPCAGAGAGFRRGFQRLDVVSDLGTSLSSSSEAEPDLTAPNPRCLRKTDGDVFFKEREHYVQSRIQCHACSVPRHLKPHFPFLSSAETWLPKR